The DNA segment TGCAGTTATAGCGCAATCAAATAATTTAATTAATAATATTGAAAAAGATGCTACCCAAGATGTAAGTAGTGCAGTAATTAAAAATACAGTTGCAGAGGCTCATTTTTTTAGAGCCATAGCTTACTTTTATTTGGTTCGTTTGTATGGACCGGTGCCTATTGTAGAAGATAATTTAGCTTTGGCAAAAGCCCCGTTGGTAAATACAAATAGAATAGAAGATGTTTATACGTTTATTGAAAAAGATTTAAAATATGCTGCAGCAAATCTTAAATCAAAAGTTAGATCGAGAACTCCCGGGGGAGACAATATTTTTGTAACCCAAGGTTCTGCCGAAGCCTTTTTGGCAAAAGTGTATTTGTATGAAAAAAAATACCCTGAATCTAAAGCAATGGCCGAAAAAGTTATTAATTCAGGTGAGTTTGGTTTGTTGCCAAATTTCGCAGATTTGTTTTTGACAAGTAAAAACAATAACCATGAGTCTATTTATTCTTGGCAATGGTCTGGCGCCATAAATAGTTATGGAGGAGGAAATTTTTCCAATATTCAATATGGTTTGGATATTTTGAATGACAACGCTTCTTACGGAGCTACTTATGTGCCAACCAATGATGTTCAAGACGCTTTTGAAATTGGAGATTTAAGAAGAAAAGAGTCTTTTATGATTTACGGTGATTCTTATCCTAACATGAAAGCTGACGGTGTAGTGGGTTTTGTAATGGATAAAACTAAATATCCTGATTTATTGGGCAATACAGGTGCTGCGGTTAAGAAATACGTAGTGGGACAAGCCACTAGCGAAACTGGACCAGCTGACTCATGGGGAGGAATGAACAACACTAATTATATAATGCGTTATGCTGATCTTTTATTGATTCATTCTGAGGCAATTATGGCAGGAGCCTCTGAAACTACCAATCCTCTTGCTAAAGAATCATACAATAAAGTAAGACTTAGAGCTGGTCTTGCGGCTTTAGGAACCAATGTGCCATTAACAAAAGCGGCTTTATTCCATGAACGCAGGGTAGAGTTTGCTTTTGAAGGAGAATTTTGGTTTGATTTAGGAAGATTACCACGTCAGGAAGCAATCAATATAATCTCTCAACAAGATAGAGGTTTTGATTCCCAAGGAGTGACGCATTATACACCGACACCAACTGATTTTATTTATCCAAAACCAGATATCGAAGTTAGAAAAAATCCAAAATTGAAAGAGGCACCAGTTCCTTACAATTTCAACTAATTTTTTAAAAGTAAATTATTATGAAAAACATAAAAAATAAAATGGTCTTAAAGTTGTGCTTTCTGGCTTCAATTTCAATTTTTCTTCTCTCTTCTTGCTCAGATGATTCTGATAGCAGTAGCGGAAAAGTGGAAGTATCAGGAATCAGTAGATCAGTAGTTGACGATCCATTAGTGGACGGTGATAGACAAGTTGATGTTCCCACGGAGATTATCAACGCAGGAAATTATTATATCATCCGAGGGTCAGGTTTCGCATCCTTAAAATCGATTTCGTTTAATGGTTTAGAATCTTATTTCAATCCAACCATGGTTACAGATAATGCCATTGTTGTGCTGGTGGATCAAAAAACACCCTATTATAACGAAATGGACGAAATGAAAATAGTGACCAATTCGGGCACTTATACATTTACTATTGCTGTTAGACCTCCAAATCCTAACATTACTGGATTTCCAATCAATCCTAATCCAGGAGACATAATCACCATTACAGGAGAATATTTTTTACGTCCTGTTGTGAATTTTGGGGATATTGCAGTTCAGCCAATATCATCAACATTAACAGAGATTAAAGTAAAAGTGCCTAATAATATTCAATATAAAAGTTTATCGGTAACCAATGTGTCAGGGACAACAGTTGCAGGCCAGTCTTTAGGTTCCGCTATTTACGATGATGCTTATACTAATTTGATGAGTTATAACGGTCTGTGGAGACCAGCAACCAATCATTATGACATTGCTTATGATAAAGATGCCAAACAAGGCGTAAAATGCATCAATTGGACTTCAGGCCCAGATTGGGATGGTTTGTATATTGGTATTGATAAATCTAAAGTAGACATGTCTAAATATAAAGGAATCCGCATAAGTATCAAAGGTCAAAAAGCGGGTTCGGTAAATGCAATTATTAATGGTAATTGGGGAGCTACTGCTTCACTTAAATTCGGTACAAGCTGGACTTATTTTGAAATTTTGTTTGCTGGAGTTGGAAGTCCGACAGAGCTAACGGAAGTGACATTTCAAGAAACAGGAGGTTTTGGAGGAAACAATTTATTTATCGATGATATTGGATTGGTGTTAAAATAATTGTGACGGATTCTAAAAAATGAATTTAGCTTGTTAAGTTCATCAATTGGA comes from the Flavobacterium limnophilum genome and includes:
- a CDS encoding RagB/SusD family nutrient uptake outer membrane protein, producing MKKYINIKALVVFLTLGLATTSCSEDFLDRPSEDSYSSDQFYNTDEQVERTTYGMYGAMWAPYYTKNFYALSELSSGNCIAYADGPELIQFKLTSDSPILLDSWRACFAVIAQSNNLINNIEKDATQDVSSAVIKNTVAEAHFFRAIAYFYLVRLYGPVPIVEDNLALAKAPLVNTNRIEDVYTFIEKDLKYAAANLKSKVRSRTPGGDNIFVTQGSAEAFLAKVYLYEKKYPESKAMAEKVINSGEFGLLPNFADLFLTSKNNNHESIYSWQWSGAINSYGGGNFSNIQYGLDILNDNASYGATYVPTNDVQDAFEIGDLRRKESFMIYGDSYPNMKADGVVGFVMDKTKYPDLLGNTGAAVKKYVVGQATSETGPADSWGGMNNTNYIMRYADLLLIHSEAIMAGASETTNPLAKESYNKVRLRAGLAALGTNVPLTKAALFHERRVEFAFEGEFWFDLGRLPRQEAINIISQQDRGFDSQGVTHYTPTPTDFIYPKPDIEVRKNPKLKEAPVPYNFN
- a CDS encoding IPT/TIG domain-containing protein encodes the protein MKNIKNKMVLKLCFLASISIFLLSSCSDDSDSSSGKVEVSGISRSVVDDPLVDGDRQVDVPTEIINAGNYYIIRGSGFASLKSISFNGLESYFNPTMVTDNAIVVLVDQKTPYYNEMDEMKIVTNSGTYTFTIAVRPPNPNITGFPINPNPGDIITITGEYFLRPVVNFGDIAVQPISSTLTEIKVKVPNNIQYKSLSVTNVSGTTVAGQSLGSAIYDDAYTNLMSYNGLWRPATNHYDIAYDKDAKQGVKCINWTSGPDWDGLYIGIDKSKVDMSKYKGIRISIKGQKAGSVNAIINGNWGATASLKFGTSWTYFEILFAGVGSPTELTEVTFQETGGFGGNNLFIDDIGLVLK